One genomic window of Leptospira paudalimensis includes the following:
- a CDS encoding alpha/beta hydrolase, which produces MRLIIKWVTAITLILSSFLLSTYNWSTGEYNYDSTRKFENFESFYQNELEISKKENTKPNNEEYLIRVSEEPTPIAILYLHGFGASRGEGEEVTNKLSEYFGANTYYVRLPGHGTNIEDHLHTPFQKYLQDAEDSLIYSKELGHKTVVIGTSMGGNIATYLAAKHPDLVDSLILASPFYDFDDPTAHIFRFYWGKSFIDAIKGEIRISKTDPKDESAKYWYLDQYYGAIQNILDLKRFMDKENPYPKVSTPTLLMYYYKSEREHDFVASIKAMLDVFDKIQKGPNANPKNRLLKIEDGAHVLLSKYVKSDKSLIEKEMIQFIKDTTGAEEFKKSKKSKR; this is translated from the coding sequence ATGAGATTAATAATCAAATGGGTGACCGCAATCACTCTCATTCTTTCTTCCTTTCTTCTATCCACTTACAACTGGTCTACTGGTGAATACAATTATGATTCCACTCGAAAATTCGAAAATTTCGAAAGCTTTTACCAAAACGAACTTGAGATCAGTAAAAAAGAAAATACCAAACCAAATAATGAAGAATATTTAATCCGAGTTTCAGAAGAACCTACACCAATCGCAATTTTATACCTGCATGGATTTGGTGCCAGCCGTGGTGAAGGGGAAGAAGTCACAAACAAACTCAGTGAATACTTTGGTGCCAATACTTATTATGTACGCCTGCCTGGCCATGGAACCAATATCGAAGACCACCTCCATACTCCATTCCAAAAATACTTACAAGACGCCGAAGATAGTTTAATTTATTCGAAAGAGTTAGGTCATAAAACAGTTGTTATTGGAACAAGTATGGGTGGAAACATTGCAACCTACTTGGCTGCAAAACACCCAGACTTAGTTGATAGTTTGATCCTTGCCTCTCCTTTTTATGATTTTGATGATCCCACTGCTCACATCTTTCGTTTTTATTGGGGAAAATCTTTTATCGATGCCATCAAAGGAGAAATTCGAATTTCAAAAACTGATCCAAAAGATGAATCCGCTAAGTATTGGTATTTGGACCAATACTATGGTGCCATTCAAAACATTCTGGATCTAAAACGATTTATGGATAAAGAAAATCCTTACCCGAAGGTTAGCACACCTACTCTTTTAATGTATTATTATAAATCCGAAAGGGAACATGATTTTGTTGCTTCCATAAAAGCAATGTTAGATGTATTCGACAAAATCCAAAAAGGACCTAATGCCAATCCTAAAAACCGATTATTAAAAATCGAGGATGGGGCTCATGTACTTCTCTCCAAGTATGTAAAATCCGACAAATCACTGATCGAAAAGGAAATGATCCAATTCATCAAAGATACAACTGGAGCCGAAGAATTCAAAAAATCAAAGAAATCCAAACGATAA
- a CDS encoding ArnT family glycosyltransferase, with protein MQFFTPKRTFFLLFLVLSVYLFWGNSSPLIDQDEAAYAGFARTMTETGDYLNMEFPYSEPHRKPPLHFWITSFLFQTFGTNEFVLRLFPTICILGTAVLTYHLAYVMFNSRTALYAFSILSFSLYFPLNGKIALVDSLLVFFGMLGFVNLHHFIRSTKWIYAFLFWCSVSIGVLIKGPPILIFLGGTCFLLLFFAKTRPIIWKLHPWLGLPLALVPIIIWGYFSWQKDGGVLIRWMVDWYILRRATNPVFGQSGPPGTYLVLFVITLFPWTRVYLSFLKEMFWRFVSHLNAKEIKDSIFSSFRNGILLPLSPRSYLMIGLVFSWIFYEFLSSKLPSYPLSAYPILSILLAEQLSKKHNQIYLYRLYLTTSILMILVIGFFVLPKFNGMRTETIVLAETIKERIQTNETLYSYGGLGIPSFAFYFHRPIKEIDWNEFMKVSGSILMTESDRILFDSMGFKMKQMGEPISLYAYDRNKTLKLVLLKKEL; from the coding sequence GTGCAATTTTTCACTCCAAAACGAACCTTTTTCCTCTTATTTTTAGTTCTCTCCGTATACTTGTTTTGGGGGAATTCTTCCCCTCTGATTGACCAAGATGAAGCAGCCTATGCGGGTTTTGCAAGGACCATGACGGAAACGGGAGATTATCTCAATATGGAGTTCCCCTATTCCGAACCTCATAGAAAACCACCTCTTCATTTTTGGATCACATCCTTTTTATTCCAAACATTTGGAACCAATGAATTTGTTCTAAGGTTATTTCCCACAATTTGTATTCTTGGCACAGCAGTATTAACTTACCACTTAGCATATGTTATGTTTAATAGCAGGACAGCTTTATATGCATTTAGTATTTTGAGTTTTTCTCTCTATTTTCCACTCAATGGAAAAATCGCACTTGTAGATTCCTTATTGGTTTTTTTTGGAATGTTAGGATTTGTAAACCTTCATCATTTTATTAGATCAACAAAATGGATTTACGCTTTTCTATTTTGGTGCTCTGTAAGTATCGGTGTTCTCATCAAAGGACCACCTATCCTAATCTTTTTAGGAGGTACTTGTTTTCTTTTACTCTTTTTTGCAAAAACAAGACCTATCATTTGGAAACTCCATCCTTGGCTCGGATTACCGTTGGCACTAGTTCCCATTATTATTTGGGGGTATTTCTCATGGCAAAAAGATGGAGGGGTTCTCATACGATGGATGGTCGATTGGTACATCTTACGTAGGGCCACAAATCCAGTCTTTGGACAATCAGGACCACCAGGCACCTATTTGGTGTTATTTGTCATTACACTTTTCCCTTGGACAAGGGTTTACCTTTCCTTTTTAAAAGAAATGTTTTGGCGATTTGTGTCTCATTTGAATGCTAAGGAAATCAAAGATTCTATTTTTTCTTCCTTTCGCAATGGAATTCTTTTACCACTCTCCCCTCGCTCTTATTTAATGATTGGTCTTGTGTTCTCTTGGATCTTCTATGAGTTTCTTTCAAGTAAACTTCCCTCTTATCCTTTGTCCGCTTACCCAATCCTTTCCATCTTACTTGCCGAACAATTATCAAAAAAACACAATCAAATTTATTTATACAGGTTGTACTTAACAACTTCAATCCTTATGATCCTTGTGATTGGATTCTTTGTGTTACCAAAATTCAATGGAATGAGAACGGAAACTATAGTTTTAGCAGAAACAATCAAAGAGAGAATTCAAACAAATGAAACCTTATATTCATATGGTGGACTTGGAATTCCCAGTTTTGCCTTTTATTTTCATAGACCTATAAAGGAAATTGATTGGAACGAATTCATGAAGGTAAGTGGATCCATTCTTATGACCGAATCAGATCGAATTCTCTTTGATTCCATGGGATTCAAAATGAAACAAATGGGAGAACCCATCTCCCTTTATGCGTATGATCGAAACAAAACGCTAAAACTAGTACTTCTGAAAAAAGAACTTTAG
- a CDS encoding M3 family metallopeptidase, translating into MFPEFHSDNLSQKESTILNKMESNKEFIQSLLQKSPLTFQNFLKPYQRIQTELGDLVTEVSHINSVKNNEESQTIYSRLLPKLSEYYTDLGQNEEIYAALLNIQSTDKTLNEEQTKVLENEIRDFQLSGVGLNPTTKEELKNIRIQLSDLTNQFSQNVLNATNAFALYLKEEDVKGIPESDKVSAKQEDGTFKFTLHFPSYIAYMTYGENRKIRKELYDAYCTRAPENGALIEKILNLRDKEAKLLGFETYAHLSLATKVANTPEEVISFLDHLAEKAKPIAEKEYTEIKSFAKKLGETQIEPWDLTYYSEKLKKESFSYDEEIYRPYLEKETVIQGTFQFLEQLLGVRFQEVKTNVWEPSVLCYDLVVEGETRSRLYLDLEVRSDKKGGAWMHNWKPHFQDESGKTELPIAFVVASFPKATTTQPSLLRPSDVVTLFHELGHALHHLLSKVNEAFVSGVNGVEWDAVEFPSQFLENFVYEPKVLQLFAKHYQTKEPIPNSYIETMVKAKNFMSAMGVVRQIEFAKFDMLVHKEKPTEARVQEILNQVRKEIAVVVPPSYNKFQNSFTHIFAGGYAAGYYSYKWAELLSANAFYSFVDKGVFDLEHASHFRKTVLEKGGSANAINLFRDFYGKDPDIQALLRLNGIAA; encoded by the coding sequence ATGTTTCCAGAATTTCATTCCGACAATTTATCACAAAAAGAATCGACCATTTTAAATAAAATGGAGTCGAACAAAGAATTCATCCAATCTCTTCTTCAAAAAAGTCCTCTCACTTTTCAAAATTTTCTGAAACCATACCAAAGGATACAAACAGAACTTGGAGATTTGGTGACTGAAGTCTCTCATATCAACTCCGTTAAAAATAACGAAGAGAGCCAAACAATCTACAGTCGATTGTTGCCGAAACTAAGTGAATATTATACTGACTTAGGACAAAATGAAGAAATCTATGCGGCCCTACTCAATATCCAATCCACTGACAAAACTCTGAACGAAGAACAAACAAAAGTTTTAGAAAATGAAATTCGAGATTTCCAATTGTCAGGAGTTGGACTCAATCCAACGACAAAGGAAGAACTGAAAAATATTCGTATCCAGTTATCAGATCTTACCAATCAATTTTCTCAAAATGTCTTAAACGCAACGAATGCATTTGCTCTTTATTTAAAAGAGGAAGATGTAAAAGGAATTCCAGAAAGTGACAAAGTTTCAGCCAAACAAGAAGACGGAACTTTTAAATTCACACTTCATTTTCCATCTTACATTGCTTATATGACCTATGGGGAAAACAGAAAGATCAGAAAAGAATTATATGATGCATATTGCACAAGGGCGCCAGAAAATGGTGCACTCATAGAAAAAATTTTAAATTTAAGAGACAAAGAAGCAAAACTACTAGGGTTTGAAACCTATGCACATTTGAGTTTGGCTACAAAAGTTGCGAACACTCCAGAAGAAGTGATTTCTTTTCTCGATCACTTAGCAGAAAAAGCAAAACCGATTGCAGAAAAAGAATACACTGAGATCAAATCCTTCGCAAAAAAACTGGGAGAAACACAAATTGAACCTTGGGATCTCACATACTATTCAGAAAAATTGAAAAAAGAATCCTTTTCGTATGATGAAGAAATATATAGACCTTATTTGGAAAAGGAAACCGTCATCCAAGGAACCTTCCAATTTTTAGAACAACTACTTGGAGTTAGGTTCCAAGAAGTAAAAACAAATGTATGGGAACCATCTGTCCTTTGTTATGACTTAGTTGTGGAAGGGGAAACTCGTTCCAGGTTATATTTAGACTTAGAAGTGCGAAGTGATAAAAAAGGTGGGGCATGGATGCACAACTGGAAACCTCATTTCCAAGACGAATCTGGCAAAACAGAACTCCCCATTGCCTTTGTCGTCGCTAGTTTTCCAAAAGCCACAACCACTCAACCTAGTTTACTCAGGCCAAGTGATGTTGTGACATTATTTCATGAATTAGGCCATGCACTCCATCATTTACTCTCCAAGGTGAATGAAGCGTTTGTGAGTGGAGTGAATGGTGTGGAATGGGATGCTGTCGAGTTTCCATCTCAATTTCTCGAAAACTTTGTCTATGAACCAAAGGTATTACAACTGTTTGCAAAACATTACCAAACAAAAGAACCAATTCCCAATTCTTATATAGAGACAATGGTGAAAGCAAAAAACTTCATGTCGGCCATGGGAGTTGTTCGACAAATCGAATTTGCAAAATTTGATATGTTGGTTCATAAAGAAAAACCAACTGAGGCACGAGTACAAGAAATTTTAAACCAAGTTAGAAAGGAAATCGCTGTTGTTGTCCCTCCTTCCTATAATAAATTCCAAAACTCATTTACTCATATCTTTGCAGGTGGTTATGCTGCGGGTTACTATTCCTATAAATGGGCGGAACTATTGTCAGCGAATGCATTTTATTCATTTGTAGATAAAGGTGTTTTTGATTTAGAACATGCTTCTCATTTCAGAAAAACTGTTTTGGAAAAAGGTGGTTCTGCCAATGCCATAAATCTTTTCCGTGATTTTTATGGAAAAGATCCAGACATCCAAGCACTACTTCGATTGAACGGAATTGCTGCTTAA
- a CDS encoding DUF4384 domain-containing protein, which produces MKRFLVLFSVAVLTVFSADRIGTTPVYKIAIEAYPSTEESRALRDFIKEQIQTTGRGQIMVTFPSSGSKTWEFDKRGEATTETKANLQSLTQVDKLVLVSLEDGQALVSFVDVLHETLEYRNALPESLSKTLVEDFLSYLDKKNIYQALSHTGSSTTSQVKINSLKSTYVAGEPIRFEIETAEDNYVYVVVVPENHKGEPVLLFPNPIQSDNFVKKGQRITIPDKRISFKAAPTPSKDRIRAFVTREEWKEYQLRGKKEDSFYRLLPPAVTGTKTLARSLTPPPTITSPIEQSLVNEWEYQILSR; this is translated from the coding sequence ATGAAACGTTTTTTGGTATTATTCTCAGTTGCCGTTTTAACTGTTTTCTCAGCAGATCGGATTGGTACAACACCAGTTTACAAAATTGCGATTGAAGCCTACCCTTCCACAGAAGAAAGTCGGGCTTTACGAGATTTTATCAAAGAACAAATCCAAACCACTGGTCGTGGGCAAATCATGGTCACCTTTCCTTCGAGTGGATCAAAAACCTGGGAATTCGACAAACGAGGGGAAGCAACAACTGAAACAAAGGCCAATTTACAATCCTTAACCCAAGTAGATAAATTGGTTCTCGTTTCTTTAGAAGATGGACAAGCACTTGTTTCCTTTGTGGATGTTTTACACGAAACATTAGAATACCGAAATGCACTTCCTGAGTCTTTATCCAAAACATTAGTAGAGGACTTTCTAAGTTATTTAGATAAAAAAAATATCTACCAGGCTCTCTCACACACTGGATCGAGTACAACGTCCCAAGTGAAAATCAACTCTCTCAAATCCACCTATGTTGCGGGTGAACCGATCCGTTTTGAAATTGAAACTGCTGAAGACAATTATGTGTATGTTGTTGTGGTTCCTGAAAACCATAAAGGGGAACCGGTGTTACTCTTTCCCAATCCCATCCAAAGTGATAACTTTGTGAAAAAGGGACAAAGGATCACAATCCCTGACAAACGGATTTCATTCAAAGCGGCACCAACTCCTTCGAAAGATAGAATCAGAGCCTTTGTCACAAGAGAAGAATGGAAAGAATACCAACTCCGTGGCAAAAAAGAAGATTCCTTCTACCGGTTATTACCACCAGCAGTTACTGGCACAAAAACATTAGCTCGTTCCCTCACACCACCACCAACCATCACATCACCGATCGAACAAAGTTTGGTGAATGAGTGGGAATACCAAATCTTATCTCGCTAA
- a CDS encoding LIC_12337 family protein, with product MKKALLLLLFLGISFQVSDYQNQTRKSEKTILSEILGDSIHFGFGSEKLWSATSADNWGFVRQSATWARGNSGIIDNLILALKNAGYFNNPSASRTDVLSNVNLSGFGSATLTIKINTPTANVASTAYAGNKTFNHFLEIKKTGASTPSLQLFFDDPNTTLGNDGALVYYRLVDFGNPQFANVGDVITESYTGNDSIYGTKFQTYTWRNGPENSSWISKHGRVVLTEVDSGRQLCFRSVVRLSFTKLKEINPSNATALDQLKTACGGSDQIYYVLAYMQKFDSPFQTTAKASFTTNATRYETICNLSASSFPGAKLSYGIFNINGYVTDQLNANQVPADYPSPTVGGTDFMSVDEAFNRTYVAAGASISGQATLGVVKQYEETSKTYLDAFDGSAQNLTFK from the coding sequence ATGAAAAAAGCACTCTTACTCCTACTTTTTTTGGGAATTAGTTTCCAAGTATCAGACTACCAGAACCAAACACGAAAATCCGAAAAAACGATCCTCTCTGAAATATTGGGGGATTCCATTCATTTTGGATTTGGTTCCGAAAAACTTTGGTCAGCCACAAGTGCAGATAACTGGGGTTTTGTGAGGCAATCCGCCACTTGGGCAAGAGGGAATTCCGGTATCATCGATAACTTAATTTTGGCTTTAAAGAATGCTGGTTATTTTAATAACCCAAGTGCCTCCCGTACGGATGTTCTCAGTAATGTCAACCTAAGTGGTTTTGGATCTGCTACTCTTACAATCAAGATCAACACTCCAACCGCAAATGTTGCGTCCACAGCATATGCAGGGAATAAAACCTTTAACCATTTTCTCGAAATCAAAAAAACAGGAGCATCCACTCCTTCTCTACAACTGTTCTTTGATGACCCAAACACAACCTTGGGCAATGATGGTGCACTCGTTTACTACCGGTTAGTTGACTTTGGAAACCCACAGTTTGCCAATGTAGGTGATGTGATCACGGAAAGTTATACGGGAAATGATTCTATTTATGGAACCAAATTCCAAACCTATACTTGGAGGAATGGACCCGAAAACTCCTCTTGGATTAGCAAACATGGAAGAGTGGTATTAACAGAGGTAGATTCAGGTAGGCAACTTTGTTTTCGTTCTGTCGTACGTTTGAGTTTTACCAAATTAAAGGAAATCAATCCATCCAATGCAACTGCTCTAGACCAATTAAAAACTGCATGTGGAGGGAGTGATCAAATTTATTATGTACTAGCATACATGCAAAAATTTGATTCACCTTTCCAAACAACTGCAAAAGCGAGTTTCACAACCAATGCGACACGTTATGAAACAATTTGTAACCTATCTGCTTCCTCATTTCCAGGAGCAAAACTTTCTTATGGAATTTTTAATATCAATGGGTATGTAACGGACCAATTGAATGCAAACCAAGTCCCAGCAGATTATCCAAGTCCAACCGTTGGTGGTACTGATTTTATGTCTGTAGATGAGGCATTTAATCGAACGTATGTAGCAGCTGGTGCGAGTATTTCTGGCCAAGCAACCTTGGGTGTTGTGAAACAATACGAAGAAACATCAAAAACGTATTTAGATGCTTTTGATGGGTCTGCTCAAAATCTCACATTTAAATAA
- a CDS encoding copper chaperone PCu(A)C, with the protein MRVIAVTHLIINLIEVLLLRKVNTTNLGILFLIQVNLFIFCHKTNGEHTFWTPIVPDVAKTTAVYGTIQNPTDSDVSILTVSSNQYKTVEFHTMNMGKEGIMRMRKLDYPIVLKPKESIELKRNGTHLMLYEKENSSGELLIQIHFSNGLVQKHIVEKKSL; encoded by the coding sequence ATGAGAGTGATTGCGGTCACCCATTTGATTATTAATCTCATCGAGGTTCTCTTGTTACGAAAGGTAAATACTACAAATTTAGGAATTCTGTTTCTAATTCAAGTCAATTTGTTCATTTTCTGTCACAAAACGAATGGAGAACATACTTTCTGGACTCCCATAGTTCCTGATGTAGCAAAAACAACGGCTGTTTATGGAACCATCCAAAATCCAACTGATTCTGATGTTTCCATCCTTACTGTTTCGAGTAACCAATACAAAACTGTAGAATTCCATACGATGAATATGGGCAAAGAAGGGATCATGAGGATGAGAAAACTAGACTATCCAATCGTATTGAAACCAAAGGAATCTATTGAACTTAAACGAAATGGCACACACCTTATGTTATATGAGAAAGAAAATTCAAGTGGTGAACTTTTGATTCAAATTCATTTTTCAAATGGGTTGGTTCAAAAACACATTGTGGAGAAAAAATCGTTATGA
- a CDS encoding SCO family protein yields the protein MKKILTLSFAIFLFFNILYCGSAIELTELPIGGNIEAMDKSGTKVNLKNFSEPVLLVFFGYTYCPDFCPNTLAKIKSATEHFSELETKNFRVVFVSIDPERDSTETATKYVQFYIPNAIGYSFDPSTTNRLLKQYAAYVEKTKDGLAFDHSTYLYVLDSQRKTRKLIKSTDGKEVISKTILALSSNSVQSK from the coding sequence ATGAAGAAAATTTTAACTCTTAGTTTTGCCATATTCCTTTTTTTTAATATTCTCTATTGTGGGTCGGCAATTGAGCTCACAGAACTTCCAATAGGTGGAAACATAGAGGCTATGGACAAATCGGGAACAAAGGTGAATTTGAAAAATTTTAGCGAGCCTGTTTTACTCGTTTTTTTTGGATACACATATTGTCCTGATTTTTGTCCGAATACACTAGCAAAAATCAAATCTGCGACAGAACATTTCTCTGAACTGGAAACGAAAAATTTCCGTGTTGTATTTGTTTCAATTGATCCAGAAAGAGATTCTACAGAAACCGCAACGAAGTATGTTCAATTTTATATTCCCAATGCAATTGGTTATAGTTTTGATCCGAGTACTACCAATCGATTGTTAAAACAATATGCGGCTTATGTGGAAAAAACAAAAGATGGATTGGCTTTTGATCACTCGACGTATCTTTATGTTTTGGATTCCCAACGGAAAACTCGAAAACTCATCAAGTCAACCGATGGGAAAGAGGTAATTTCCAAAACGATTTTGGCTTTAAGCAGCAATTCCGTTCAATCGAAGTAG
- a CDS encoding thiol-disulfide oxidoreductase DCC family protein, which translates to MEKRKIVFFDGVCHLCMGSVQFLLKHNKTESLSFSAIGSRTFLELIPEPARDSLPDSILYWKEGTLYLESDAILGITNELNFPWRLGVLFWVVPRTLRNLFYRFIAKHRYQWIGKAETCMVPTPELKQRFLD; encoded by the coding sequence GTGGAAAAAAGGAAAATTGTTTTCTTCGATGGAGTGTGCCATCTTTGTATGGGTTCGGTTCAATTCTTATTGAAACACAACAAAACAGAATCCCTCTCCTTTTCAGCGATTGGTTCCAGAACTTTTTTAGAACTCATTCCCGAACCTGCTAGAGATTCTCTCCCCGATAGCATTCTGTATTGGAAGGAAGGCACACTCTACTTAGAATCAGATGCCATTCTTGGGATCACAAACGAATTGAATTTCCCTTGGAGATTGGGAGTTTTGTTTTGGGTGGTGCCAAGAACACTTCGCAATTTGTTTTATCGGTTTATCGCCAAACACCGGTACCAGTGGATTGGCAAAGCGGAAACTTGTATGGTACCAACCCCCGAATTGAAACAAAGGTTTTTAGACTAA
- a CDS encoding FecR family protein, which yields MIRLIPLFLFLITTTTVFAEEVGVVSFIQGNNYLSGPRFKKAKEPVKLGSVLKKGDTITSEDGTCEIQLATQATIRLAKFSTLRIDDLLNPKTKSTTLNLVGGKLFVKAHKPPGGGPSDTQLSVVNPSFVAGVRGTEFLVATPNQGGEDEDLKEVETGVYVNEGTVAVSPDKKGKQTLVGQNEEVVVSGKELKKQILDEFVKEKMRIFEQFKAIKEENYQRIKEQYEKNDQIMNDYKGQG from the coding sequence ATGATCCGTTTGATTCCCTTATTTTTGTTTTTAATCACGACCACTACCGTATTTGCTGAAGAAGTAGGAGTCGTTAGTTTCATCCAAGGAAACAATTACCTCTCAGGTCCCCGTTTTAAAAAAGCAAAAGAACCAGTTAAACTAGGGAGTGTCCTAAAAAAAGGGGATACCATCACATCGGAAGATGGAACTTGTGAAATCCAATTGGCAACACAAGCAACCATTCGTTTGGCGAAATTTTCGACTCTCCGCATTGACGATTTATTGAATCCAAAAACCAAATCCACCACACTCAATTTGGTAGGTGGCAAATTATTTGTAAAAGCACACAAACCACCAGGTGGTGGTCCTAGTGATACCCAACTGAGCGTAGTCAACCCAAGTTTTGTTGCGGGTGTACGTGGGACAGAATTCCTCGTTGCAACACCCAACCAAGGTGGAGAAGACGAAGACTTAAAAGAAGTAGAAACTGGTGTGTATGTGAATGAAGGTACTGTTGCCGTAAGTCCCGACAAAAAAGGCAAACAAACGCTAGTGGGCCAAAACGAAGAAGTGGTAGTTTCTGGCAAAGAATTGAAAAAACAAATTTTAGATGAATTTGTGAAAGAAAAAATGCGTATCTTCGAACAATTCAAAGCCATCAAAGAAGAAAACTACCAACGCATCAAAGAACAATACGAAAAAAATGATCAAATCATGAACGACTACAAAGGACAAGGTTAA
- a CDS encoding phosphoesterase, which translates to MLLHIPGPVLEIEAKVTRPSLWKYRYPLFALAMLGILFFYQLAVVLLLRKSSQHSDAPFSGSKIINPYTHWNGNAGEKISLHTHSDEVWFTPERHTIQEIKAEYAKEGFSNIAVTDYGQVSNTEDPSYIRGLEWGQNVKKRHILAIGIQKAFYDYFPIYASRENLNWVMDRMKKLGGYVILPHPKLFDSYSKEEMSALDGFQAVEVYSPFGDDAKILDTLLSSGKNVHCMASDDLHYFPETIVQKFDQPFWKNWIQTLGGQRGRKGESFLRYIVTSAGAKDQTSVVEALQSGSFFCVKKFFQGASDPMVPQIQMNDKNQIQVTSKERYLEIRFIGQKGEILQVSPDTSSATYQMLVSDPYVRVELIALTGSILSNAMFRTN; encoded by the coding sequence ATGTTACTGCACATCCCTGGTCCTGTCCTTGAGATAGAAGCGAAAGTCACAAGGCCTTCCCTCTGGAAGTACCGTTACCCTTTGTTTGCCTTGGCAATGTTAGGGATTCTCTTCTTCTACCAACTTGCAGTGGTTCTACTCCTTCGAAAATCTTCCCAACATTCCGATGCACCATTTTCTGGATCTAAGATCATAAACCCATACACCCATTGGAATGGAAATGCAGGTGAAAAAATTTCCCTACATACACATTCTGATGAAGTTTGGTTCACTCCCGAGAGACATACAATTCAAGAAATCAAAGCGGAATATGCGAAGGAAGGTTTTTCCAATATCGCAGTCACTGATTATGGACAGGTTTCAAATACAGAAGACCCATCCTATATCCGAGGATTGGAATGGGGTCAGAATGTGAAAAAACGTCATATACTCGCGATTGGAATTCAAAAAGCATTTTATGATTATTTCCCTATCTATGCATCCAGAGAAAACTTAAATTGGGTTATGGATCGTATGAAAAAGTTAGGTGGGTATGTTATCCTACCGCATCCCAAACTATTTGATTCGTATTCCAAGGAAGAGATGTCTGCTCTAGATGGATTCCAAGCGGTAGAAGTATACTCTCCGTTTGGCGATGATGCGAAAATATTAGATACACTTCTCAGTTCTGGTAAAAATGTTCACTGTATGGCAAGTGATGACTTGCATTATTTCCCAGAAACGATTGTACAAAAATTTGACCAACCATTTTGGAAAAACTGGATCCAAACCTTAGGTGGACAACGAGGAAGGAAAGGGGAAAGTTTTTTACGTTACATTGTCACAAGTGCCGGTGCCAAAGACCAAACCTCTGTTGTAGAGGCATTACAATCAGGTTCTTTTTTTTGTGTGAAAAAATTCTTCCAAGGTGCGAGTGATCCAATGGTCCCTCAAATCCAAATGAATGACAAAAACCAAATCCAGGTGACTTCGAAAGAACGGTATTTGGAAATTCGTTTCATTGGACAAAAGGGAGAAATCTTACAAGTGAGTCCCGATACGAGTTCGGCAACTTACCAAATGTTGGTATCGGATCCTTATGTCCGAGTGGAACTCATTGCACTCACAGGTTCGATCCTATCGAATGCAATGTTTAGAACGAATTGA